The Halogeometricum rufum genome has a segment encoding these proteins:
- a CDS encoding RNA-guided endonuclease InsQ/TnpB family protein, giving the protein MSRTIRTFEATITNQRQVRDDLDQLGWAASKLWNVSRYYAQEQWDETGEIPDDGKLKAELKSHERYTDLHSQSSQRVLEELAEAFNGWYGKRRNGDDRARPPGYRKNGDSHPRSTVSFKAAGFKHDAQFTRVRLSKGRNLKEHRSDFILCEYQTRPDVDLTEWDIQQVRAVYKRDEWRLQFVCRTTIDPEPPGNGVAGVDLGICNFAAVSFGGESVLYPGGALKEDEYYFTKKKAKCDDSSSREAIRLDRKRTGRRTHFLHALSKAIVEECVERGVGTLVVGDLGGIRDDDENGEARNWGDHGNLDLHGWAFDRFTTLLDYKAESEGIDVESVSERNTSKSCSSCGRTDDNQRVERGLYVCEKCDTVANADVNGAENIRQKVLPSLATDGGDRDNGWLAQPAVHLFDRSEGRFAPREQVVNREP; this is encoded by the coding sequence AGTCGCTACTACGCACAAGAACAGTGGGACGAAACGGGCGAGATTCCCGATGACGGGAAACTCAAAGCCGAACTCAAAAGCCACGAACGCTATACGGACTTACATTCTCAGTCCAGTCAGCGCGTTCTCGAAGAACTCGCTGAAGCGTTCAACGGTTGGTACGGCAAGCGTCGGAACGGCGACGACCGTGCCCGACCGCCCGGCTACCGCAAAAACGGAGACTCCCACCCGCGTTCAACTGTGTCGTTCAAAGCGGCTGGCTTCAAGCACGATGCACAGTTCACCCGTGTTCGTCTCTCAAAAGGTCGCAACCTCAAAGAACACCGTTCGGACTTCATTCTGTGCGAGTACCAGACTCGCCCGGATGTTGACCTGACCGAGTGGGATATTCAACAGGTTCGTGCCGTCTACAAACGAGACGAGTGGCGACTCCAGTTCGTCTGTCGCACCACCATCGACCCGGAACCGCCGGGCAATGGGGTCGCTGGTGTTGACCTCGGGATTTGCAACTTCGCCGCCGTCTCGTTCGGTGGCGAATCGGTATTGTATCCCGGCGGCGCACTCAAAGAGGACGAATACTACTTCACGAAGAAGAAGGCTAAGTGCGATGATTCTTCGTCCCGAGAGGCGATTCGGCTTGACCGGAAGCGGACGGGTCGCCGGACGCACTTCTTGCACGCACTCTCGAAAGCAATCGTAGAGGAGTGCGTCGAACGAGGTGTCGGGACGCTTGTCGTTGGCGACCTCGGCGGCATCCGAGATGATGACGAGAACGGCGAAGCTCGGAATTGGGGCGACCACGGCAATCTCGACTTGCATGGGTGGGCGTTCGACCGATTCACGACGCTACTCGACTACAAGGCTGAATCGGAAGGCATCGACGTGGAATCGGTTTCGGAACGCAACACGTCGAAGTCGTGTTCGTCGTGTGGTCGCACCGACGACAATCAGCGAGTTGAACGCGGGTTGTACGTGTGTGAGAAGTGCGACACGGTTGCGAACGCGGACGTGAACGGCGCGGAGAACATTCGACAAAAGGTACTCCCGAGTCTCGCCACGGATGGCGGCGATAGGGATAACGGCTGGTTGGCACAGCCAGCGGTTCACCTGTTCGACCGTAGTGAGGGTCGTTTCGCTCCACGAGAACAGGTCGTGAACCGCGAACCGTAA